The following proteins are encoded in a genomic region of Amycolatopsis sulphurea:
- the lipA gene encoding lipoyl synthase: MSVTPEGRKLLRLEVRNSETPIERKPSWIRTRVRMGPEFSELKGLVRREGLHTVCEEAGCPNIYECWEDREATFLIGGDQCTRRCDFCQIDTGRPAALDRTEPVRVAESVRAMGLRYSTVTGVARDDLDDGGAWLYAETVRQIHALNPGTGVELLIPDFNADPVQLAEVFGSRPEVLAHNVETVPRIFKRIRPGFRYARSLEVLTRAREAGLVTKSNLILGMGETPDEVEPAMRDLVGAGCEILTITQYLRPSPRHHPVDRWVKPEEFVAHAQVAESLGFAGVMAGPLVRSSYRAGRLYAQTKAHRGEELPDNLTHLTAEGPAAQEATSLLAR, encoded by the coding sequence GTGAGTGTGACGCCGGAGGGGCGGAAGTTGTTGCGGCTTGAGGTGCGTAACAGTGAGACGCCGATTGAGCGGAAGCCGTCGTGGATTCGGACTCGGGTGCGGATGGGTCCGGAGTTTTCGGAGTTGAAGGGTTTGGTGCGTCGTGAGGGTCTTCATACGGTGTGTGAGGAGGCGGGGTGTCCCAATATTTATGAGTGTTGGGAGGATCGTGAGGCGACGTTTCTGATTGGTGGGGATCAGTGCACGCGGCGGTGTGATTTCTGTCAGATCGATACGGGTAGGCCTGCGGCGCTGGACCGTACTGAGCCGGTGAGGGTCGCCGAGTCGGTGCGGGCGATGGGGTTGCGGTATTCGACGGTGACCGGTGTGGCGCGGGACGACCTGGATGATGGTGGTGCGTGGCTGTATGCGGAGACGGTCCGGCAGATCCATGCGTTGAACCCGGGTACGGGGGTGGAGTTGCTGATCCCGGACTTCAATGCCGACCCTGTTCAGTTGGCTGAGGTGTTCGGGTCTCGCCCGGAGGTGCTGGCGCACAATGTGGAGACGGTGCCGCGGATTTTCAAGCGGATCCGCCCCGGGTTCCGGTACGCCCGTTCCCTGGAGGTTCTCACCCGGGCGCGTGAGGCGGGGTTGGTGACGAAGTCGAACCTGATTCTGGGGATGGGGGAGACTCCGGATGAGGTGGAGCCGGCGATGCGGGATCTGGTGGGGGCGGGCTGCGAGATTCTGACGATCACGCAGTATTTGCGGCCGTCGCCGCGGCATCATCCGGTGGATCGGTGGGTGAAGCCGGAGGAGTTCGTCGCCCATGCTCAGGTCGCCGAGTCCCTGGGGTTCGCTGGGGTCATGGCGGGGCCGTTGGTGCGGTCGTCGTATCGGGCGGGCCGGTTGTACGCCCAGACCAAGGCGCATCGGGGCGAGGAGCTGCCGGACAACCTCACCCACCTCACTGCCGAAGGACCAGCAGCACAAGAAGCCACCTCACTCCTGGCACGCTGA
- a CDS encoding DedA family protein, translated as MALVTDLLNWLQELPQPGLVAAAGGLVLAECTVGLGFIAPGESGLLIAATTATSVPRFLILWAVVTVCAALGDSIGYALGRKFGPRLRETKLIRKYGADAWDRAGSVLERRGAWAVFFARFLPVLRTLLPAAAGASQLPFRKFLPATTLGALCWSLVHISLGAALGEAAKKVEGALNTGFLVVAAVIVGVLVFFLLRLKKRKALAEPEPKPEPAEEEETADTPQ; from the coding sequence GTGGCACTCGTAACGGACCTGTTGAACTGGCTGCAAGAACTTCCCCAACCCGGCCTCGTCGCGGCTGCGGGCGGGCTCGTGCTCGCCGAGTGCACGGTCGGGCTCGGCTTCATCGCGCCCGGCGAATCGGGGCTGCTCATCGCCGCCACCACGGCGACCTCGGTGCCCCGCTTCCTCATTCTGTGGGCGGTCGTCACGGTCTGCGCGGCGCTCGGCGATTCGATCGGCTACGCACTCGGCCGGAAGTTCGGCCCGCGCCTGCGTGAAACGAAGCTGATCCGCAAGTACGGCGCGGACGCCTGGGATCGGGCCGGTTCCGTGCTCGAACGGCGAGGGGCGTGGGCAGTGTTCTTCGCCCGTTTCCTCCCGGTCCTGCGCACGCTCCTCCCGGCCGCGGCCGGCGCGTCCCAGCTGCCGTTCCGGAAGTTCCTGCCCGCGACCACGCTCGGGGCGCTCTGCTGGTCGCTCGTGCACATCAGCCTCGGCGCGGCCCTCGGCGAAGCGGCCAAAAAGGTCGAAGGCGCGCTCAACACCGGATTCCTCGTGGTCGCCGCGGTGATCGTCGGTGTGCTCGTGTTCTTCCTGCTGCGGCTCAAGAAGCGCAAGGCACTCGCCGAGCCCGAGCCCAAGCCCGAGCCGGCCGAGGAGGAGGAGACCGCGGACACGCCGCAGTGA
- the lipB gene encoding lipoyl(octanoyl) transferase LipB — protein sequence MSSPSTSCRAATEPVDVRKIGTIEYTKAWDLQREVLTARADELGPDTMLLLEHPSVYTAGKRTEPEDRPADGTPVIDVDRGGKITWHGPGQLVGYPILKLADPIDVVQYVRRLEEALIAVCDHFGVHSGRVEGRSGVWIPADDRGIERKIAAIGIRVQRGVTMHGFELNCNADLGAFDAIVPCGIRDAGVTSLSSELQRDVPVAEALPLAQELVLAALEGELPVSDDRWLPRPEAPQAPGVTFALQN from the coding sequence GTGAGTTCTCCGAGCACCAGCTGCCGCGCCGCCACTGAACCCGTCGACGTGCGGAAGATCGGCACGATCGAGTACACCAAGGCCTGGGACCTGCAGCGCGAGGTCCTCACCGCCCGTGCCGACGAGCTCGGCCCGGACACCATGCTGCTGCTGGAACATCCGTCGGTCTACACCGCGGGCAAGCGCACCGAGCCCGAGGACCGCCCGGCCGACGGCACCCCGGTGATCGACGTGGACCGCGGCGGCAAGATCACCTGGCACGGGCCGGGCCAGCTGGTCGGATACCCGATCCTCAAGCTCGCCGACCCGATCGACGTGGTGCAGTACGTGCGGCGGCTGGAAGAGGCGCTGATCGCGGTGTGCGACCACTTCGGCGTGCACAGCGGCCGCGTCGAAGGCCGCAGCGGAGTGTGGATTCCGGCCGACGACCGCGGGATCGAACGCAAGATCGCAGCCATCGGCATCCGCGTGCAGCGCGGGGTGACGATGCACGGGTTCGAGCTGAACTGCAATGCCGACCTCGGCGCCTTCGACGCGATCGTGCCGTGCGGCATCCGCGACGCAGGCGTCACCTCGCTGTCCTCCGAGCTGCAGCGCGACGTCCCGGTCGCCGAAGCGCTGCCGCTGGCGCAGGAGCTGGTGCTGGCCGCGCTGGAAGGCGAACTTCCGGTGAGCGACGACCGCTGGCTGCCGCGCCCGGAGGCCCCGCAGGCCCCCGGCGTCACCTTCGCCCTGCAGAACTGA
- a CDS encoding low temperature requirement protein A — MAHEASPAGRTRQWYRPMRPRDRQEEHRASTPLELLFDLCFVVAVGQAAAQLHHALGEGHVGHGVLSFAMVFFAVWWGWLNFSWFASAFDTDDVPYRLATLVQIAGGLTVAAGVDRAFDGNYDVVVAGYVLLRLAAVVQWLRAARQSPETAKTAYAYAVGITVVQVLWIARLALPESLALASFLVLVLLEFAVPLLAESRAGTTWHPHHIAERYGLFTLIVLGETVLSATNAVKEGLAAGAHTGDLVSLAVAGLVLVFSMWWLYFDRPGHARLTRGDSLRTALSWGYGHYLIFGSAAAVGTGLELAVDFDSHHTALGGTATALAVTVPVAVFLLSVWLLHIGPTNECRPIAVGFPVAALLILGASFGPAPIHLTAVLAAGLVAVTVVATHGQRWAG, encoded by the coding sequence ATGGCCCACGAAGCGTCGCCGGCCGGGCGGACCCGGCAGTGGTATCGGCCGATGCGGCCACGGGACCGGCAGGAGGAACACCGTGCCTCCACACCGCTGGAGCTGCTGTTCGACCTGTGTTTCGTGGTCGCCGTCGGGCAGGCTGCGGCCCAGCTGCACCACGCGCTCGGCGAAGGGCACGTCGGACACGGCGTACTCAGCTTCGCGATGGTTTTCTTCGCAGTCTGGTGGGGCTGGCTGAACTTCAGCTGGTTTGCTTCGGCCTTCGACACCGACGACGTGCCGTACCGCCTCGCGACGTTGGTACAGATCGCAGGCGGCCTCACTGTCGCCGCCGGAGTCGACCGCGCCTTCGACGGGAACTACGACGTGGTCGTCGCCGGGTACGTGCTGCTTCGGCTCGCCGCGGTCGTGCAGTGGCTGCGCGCGGCACGTCAGTCCCCTGAGACGGCTAAGACGGCGTACGCGTACGCCGTCGGGATCACGGTCGTACAGGTGTTGTGGATCGCCCGGCTCGCGTTGCCCGAGTCACTGGCCCTGGCCAGCTTCCTCGTACTCGTCCTGCTGGAGTTCGCCGTGCCGCTGCTGGCCGAAAGCCGCGCCGGCACGACCTGGCACCCGCACCACATCGCCGAGCGGTACGGCCTGTTCACACTGATCGTGCTCGGCGAAACCGTGCTGAGTGCGACGAACGCGGTGAAGGAAGGCCTCGCCGCGGGCGCTCACACCGGCGATCTCGTCTCACTGGCCGTGGCCGGGCTGGTGCTCGTGTTCTCGATGTGGTGGCTGTACTTCGACCGGCCCGGCCACGCCCGCCTGACCCGTGGTGATTCCCTCCGTACCGCGTTGAGCTGGGGATACGGCCACTACCTGATCTTCGGCTCGGCCGCCGCCGTCGGCACCGGCCTGGAACTGGCCGTGGACTTCGACAGCCACCACACCGCGCTGGGCGGCACCGCGACCGCGCTGGCCGTGACCGTCCCGGTCGCCGTGTTCCTGCTGAGCGTCTGGCTCCTGCACATCGGCCCGACGAACGAATGCCGCCCGATCGCCGTCGGCTTCCCGGTGGCCGCCCTGCTGATCCTGGGCGCGTCGTTCGGCCCGGCCCCGATCCACCTGACCGCCGTCCTCGCGGCGGGACTCGTGGCGGTGACGGTGGTGGCCACACACGGGCAGCGGTGGGCCGGCTGA
- a CDS encoding LLM class F420-dependent oxidoreductase — MDLRIFTEPQQGASYDTLLRVARTTEAAGYDAFFRSDHYLSMGDADGLPGPTDAWITLAGLARETERIRLGTLVTAAPFRHPGPLAISVAQVDQMSGGRVEFGLGSGWFDAEHTAYGLTLPPLKERFDLYAEQLEIITGLWRTPVGEKFSFSGKNYTLTDSPALPKPAQSPAPPVIIGGSGKKRTPELAARFADEFNLPFADQEAALAQFERVAAAATAIGRDPKEILRSAALTVAVGKDDAAVTRRAAAIGRDPEELRRDGLAGTVAEVVERIGRWREKTGITRLYLQVLDLADLDHLEFIAAEVAPQLD; from the coding sequence ATGGACTTGAGGATCTTCACCGAACCCCAGCAAGGGGCGAGCTACGACACCCTGTTGCGCGTGGCGCGGACGACCGAGGCAGCGGGTTACGACGCGTTCTTCCGCAGTGACCACTACCTCTCGATGGGCGATGCCGATGGGCTGCCCGGCCCCACCGACGCGTGGATCACCCTGGCCGGGCTGGCCCGGGAGACCGAGCGGATCCGGCTCGGCACGCTGGTCACCGCGGCCCCTTTCCGCCACCCCGGCCCGCTCGCGATCTCCGTCGCGCAGGTGGACCAGATGTCGGGCGGCCGGGTCGAATTCGGCCTCGGGTCCGGCTGGTTCGATGCCGAGCACACCGCGTACGGCCTGACGCTGCCGCCGCTCAAAGAGCGGTTCGACCTCTACGCCGAGCAGCTGGAGATCATCACCGGCCTGTGGCGCACTCCGGTGGGGGAGAAGTTCTCCTTCTCCGGCAAGAACTACACGCTCACCGACTCGCCGGCGCTGCCGAAGCCCGCGCAGTCGCCCGCGCCGCCGGTGATCATCGGCGGGAGCGGCAAGAAGCGCACCCCGGAGCTGGCCGCGCGGTTCGCGGACGAGTTCAACCTGCCCTTCGCCGACCAGGAGGCCGCCCTCGCGCAGTTCGAGCGGGTGGCCGCGGCGGCGACCGCGATCGGCCGCGACCCGAAGGAGATCCTGCGCTCGGCGGCGCTCACCGTGGCCGTGGGCAAGGACGACGCGGCGGTGACCCGCCGTGCCGCGGCGATCGGCCGGGACCCGGAGGAGCTGCGCCGCGACGGGCTGGCCGGCACCGTGGCCGAGGTGGTGGAGCGGATCGGGCGGTGGCGGGAAAAGACCGGAATCACCCGGCTTTACCTGCAGGTGCTGGATCTCGCCGACCTGGACCACCTCGAGTTCATCGCGGCCGAGGTCGCTCCGCAGCTCGACTGA
- a CDS encoding TIGR01777 family oxidoreductase, with amino-acid sequence MRVLIAGSGGLIGTALAGRLRTSGHEVRRLVRRTARTADERGWDPPSGRIDEGAFDGVEAVVNLCGAPLLPGRWSGMRKQVLLDSRVEPTEVLAEAVAEHGVGVLVNASAVGFYGNTGSTVVTEVSASGEGFLAGLCRAWEGATAHAVAAGARVVTARTGLVLAREGGLLNVLRPLARFALGGRLGNGRQFMPWISLDDEIGALQHVLEHDAVSGPVNLTGPAPVTNAEFTHALGRAVHRPAPWWVPAIAVKTALGQAGEEMALFGQRAVPRRLEESGYDFRHRTVESALAAAT; translated from the coding sequence ATGCGGGTACTCATCGCGGGATCCGGCGGACTGATCGGCACGGCGCTGGCCGGGCGGCTGCGCACCTCCGGGCACGAGGTGCGCCGGCTGGTGCGGCGGACCGCGCGGACAGCGGACGAACGCGGCTGGGACCCGCCGTCCGGGCGCATCGACGAAGGCGCCTTCGACGGCGTCGAAGCGGTGGTGAACCTGTGCGGGGCGCCGTTGCTTCCCGGCCGGTGGAGCGGGATGCGCAAGCAGGTGCTGCTGGACAGCCGGGTCGAGCCGACCGAGGTACTCGCCGAAGCAGTGGCCGAACACGGCGTCGGCGTGCTGGTGAACGCGTCCGCGGTGGGCTTCTACGGCAACACCGGGTCCACTGTGGTCACTGAGGTTTCCGCTTCCGGCGAGGGTTTCCTCGCCGGGCTGTGCCGGGCGTGGGAGGGCGCGACGGCGCACGCGGTGGCAGCGGGCGCCCGCGTGGTCACTGCTCGCACCGGGCTGGTACTCGCCCGCGAGGGCGGACTGCTGAACGTGCTCCGGCCGCTCGCCCGCTTCGCGCTCGGCGGGCGGCTCGGCAACGGACGCCAGTTCATGCCGTGGATTTCGCTCGACGACGAGATCGGCGCGCTGCAGCACGTGCTCGAACACGACGCGGTGTCCGGTCCGGTCAATCTCACCGGACCGGCGCCGGTGACCAACGCCGAGTTCACCCACGCGCTCGGCCGGGCGGTGCACCGGCCCGCGCCGTGGTGGGTGCCCGCGATCGCGGTGAAGACCGCGCTGGGCCAGGCGGGCGAGGAAATGGCGTTGTTCGGGCAGCGCGCAGTGCCGCGCCGGCTGGAAGAGAGCGGCTACGACTTCCGGCACCGCACCGTGGAAAGTGCCCTGGCCGCAGCGACATGA
- a CDS encoding phosphatase PAP2 family protein: MTVPRVRWAVAGVVLFAAFLGLGLLVAREPLSLDTEVANALRGQDSRPAGAVAEVITAVLGPVLPYVLGVALIAVALRDRTRWTGCLRLGVVLVLCRLTSIAFKPVFERQRPRTYPDLSYPSGHVVSVAATGLVVVLLCGWLWPRQVRWAATAAVVATVLAAACRVVLGVHWVTDTVGAVLAVLGAGLVSASALRLLPFPAVERGSLNG; encoded by the coding sequence ATGACCGTGCCACGTGTGCGGTGGGCGGTCGCCGGCGTGGTGCTGTTCGCCGCCTTCTTGGGGCTTGGGCTGCTCGTCGCGAGAGAGCCGTTGTCGCTCGACACCGAGGTCGCGAATGCCTTGCGTGGGCAGGACTCGCGGCCGGCGGGCGCGGTCGCGGAGGTGATCACCGCTGTTCTCGGGCCGGTCCTGCCGTACGTGCTCGGGGTGGCGCTGATCGCGGTCGCGCTGCGCGACCGGACACGGTGGACCGGATGTCTGCGGCTCGGTGTCGTGCTGGTGCTGTGCAGGCTGACCAGCATCGCGTTCAAGCCCGTGTTCGAAAGACAGCGCCCGCGCACGTACCCGGATCTGAGCTATCCGAGCGGGCATGTGGTGTCCGTGGCCGCCACCGGGCTGGTCGTAGTGCTGCTGTGCGGCTGGTTGTGGCCACGTCAAGTGCGGTGGGCGGCGACAGCTGCAGTGGTGGCGACAGTGCTCGCCGCGGCCTGCCGGGTCGTGCTCGGTGTGCATTGGGTCACCGACACCGTCGGCGCCGTTCTGGCCGTCCTGGGTGCCGGCCTGGTGTCTGCGAGCGCACTTCGGCTACTGCCCTTTCCGGCGGTGGAGCGAGGTAGCCTCAATGGGTGA
- the sucB gene encoding 2-oxoglutarate dehydrogenase, E2 component, dihydrolipoamide succinyltransferase — MAYSVTLPELGESVTEGTVTRWLKQEGDRVEVDEPLLEISTDKVDTEVPSPVAGTVVKISAGEDETVEVGGELAVIDDGTGGVPAAAAPAPAAAPEPAPQAAAPAPAAAPAPPAAPATNGSGTDVKLPELGESVTEGTVTRWLKQVGDSVAVDEPLLEISTDKVDTEVPSPVAGTVLEIRAGEDETVEVGGVLAVIGDANAAPQAAPAPAPAAPPPPPAPAPTPAPPPAPVQETKPAPPAAPPAPPAPAPAAAPSGNGAAEGPYVTPLVRKLATEHGIDLASLTGSGVGGRIRKQDVLAAAEAKQKQAAPAAPAAAPAAAAPAPAAPRAAAVSPELAALRGTVQKASRIRQITATKTRESLQESAQLTQVHEVDVTKIAKLRQRAKAAFKEREGVNLTFLPFFAKATVEALKQHPNVNASYHEGSKEITYHGAVHLGIAVDTERGLLSVVIHDAGELSLAGLAHRIADLAARARANQIKPDELTGGTFTITNIGSNGALFDTPIIVQPQSGMLGTGAVVKRPVVVADAEGNDTIAVRSMVYLPLTYDHRLVDGADAGRFLTTIKQRLEEGNFEDELGL, encoded by the coding sequence ATGGCCTACTCCGTCACCTTGCCGGAGCTCGGCGAGAGCGTCACCGAGGGCACCGTCACGCGGTGGTTGAAGCAGGAAGGCGACCGGGTCGAGGTCGACGAGCCGTTGCTCGAGATCTCGACCGACAAGGTCGACACCGAGGTCCCGTCGCCGGTCGCCGGCACCGTGGTGAAGATCAGCGCGGGCGAGGACGAGACCGTCGAGGTCGGCGGTGAACTCGCGGTGATCGACGACGGCACCGGCGGTGTGCCGGCGGCCGCCGCCCCGGCACCCGCCGCGGCACCGGAGCCCGCCCCGCAGGCGGCCGCCCCCGCGCCTGCCGCGGCCCCGGCCCCGCCTGCCGCCCCCGCCACGAACGGCTCGGGCACCGACGTGAAGCTGCCCGAGCTGGGCGAGAGCGTCACCGAGGGCACCGTCACGCGGTGGCTCAAGCAGGTCGGCGACAGCGTCGCGGTGGACGAGCCGCTGCTGGAGATCTCGACCGACAAGGTCGACACCGAGGTCCCGTCCCCGGTGGCCGGCACCGTGCTGGAGATCCGCGCGGGCGAGGACGAGACCGTCGAGGTCGGCGGTGTGCTCGCGGTGATCGGCGACGCGAACGCGGCTCCGCAGGCCGCTCCGGCCCCGGCACCCGCCGCACCGCCGCCGCCCCCGGCACCGGCGCCCACGCCTGCCCCGCCCCCCGCGCCGGTCCAGGAGACCAAGCCCGCTCCTCCGGCCGCGCCGCCCGCACCCCCGGCACCCGCCCCCGCGGCGGCGCCGTCGGGCAACGGTGCCGCCGAAGGCCCGTACGTCACGCCGCTGGTGCGGAAGCTGGCGACCGAGCACGGCATCGACCTCGCGTCGCTGACCGGCAGCGGCGTCGGCGGCCGGATCCGCAAGCAGGACGTGCTCGCGGCGGCCGAGGCCAAGCAGAAGCAGGCCGCTCCGGCGGCGCCCGCCGCGGCCCCGGCCGCAGCGGCACCCGCCCCGGCCGCCCCGCGTGCGGCGGCGGTCTCGCCGGAGCTCGCGGCGCTGCGCGGCACCGTGCAGAAGGCGAGCCGGATCCGGCAGATCACCGCCACCAAGACCCGCGAGTCGCTGCAGGAGTCCGCGCAGCTCACGCAGGTGCACGAGGTGGACGTCACCAAGATCGCCAAGCTGCGCCAGCGCGCCAAGGCGGCGTTCAAGGAGCGCGAGGGCGTCAACCTCACGTTCCTGCCGTTCTTCGCCAAGGCCACGGTCGAGGCGCTCAAGCAGCACCCGAACGTCAACGCGTCCTACCACGAGGGCAGCAAGGAGATCACCTACCACGGCGCCGTGCACCTGGGCATCGCGGTGGACACCGAGCGCGGGCTGCTCTCGGTCGTGATCCACGACGCCGGCGAGCTGAGCCTGGCCGGTCTCGCGCATCGCATCGCCGACCTGGCGGCGCGGGCGCGGGCCAACCAGATCAAGCCGGACGAGCTGACCGGCGGCACCTTCACCATCACGAACATCGGCTCCAACGGGGCCCTGTTCGACACGCCGATCATCGTGCAGCCGCAGTCCGGCATGCTCGGCACCGGTGCCGTGGTGAAGCGCCCGGTCGTGGTGGCCGACGCGGAGGGCAACGACACCATCGCGGTCCGCTCGATGGTCTACCTGCCGCTGACCTACGACCACCGCCTGGTCGACGGCGCGGACGCCGGCCGCTTCCTGACCACCATCAAGCAGCGGCTGGAAGAGGGCAACTTCGAGGACGAGCTGGGGCTCTGA
- a CDS encoding patatin-like phospholipase family protein — translation MAFALPRPVAFVLGGGGSLGALQVGMLQALDEAGLVPDLVVGTSVGSLNSAVLALPGGSGPALLPEIWARMTRHEAFPGGMLSRVRTLRHGKTHLFPNTGLAKIIDDHLGPDCRFEDLELPLGVVTTDVDTAEPVLFRAGPVRAPLLASCAIPGIYPPVEHEGRLLYDGGLVANVPMRQALHMGAKSLVVLDCAFPGRMPGAPGTFAEVLMFTAMISMRNQAVLEAPLAARAAPVVYLPGPEPLRVSPLDFSHTDDLARLAREAARTYLKELVVDGPGLYGAPGLVVP, via the coding sequence ATGGCATTCGCTCTCCCGCGACCGGTCGCCTTCGTTCTCGGCGGCGGCGGCAGTCTCGGCGCCCTGCAGGTCGGCATGCTTCAGGCGCTCGACGAGGCGGGCCTGGTCCCGGACCTGGTCGTCGGCACCTCCGTCGGATCGCTGAACTCCGCCGTGCTCGCCCTGCCCGGCGGGAGCGGCCCGGCCCTGCTGCCGGAGATCTGGGCACGGATGACCCGGCACGAGGCGTTCCCCGGCGGCATGCTCAGCCGGGTACGCACGCTCCGGCACGGCAAGACCCACCTGTTCCCGAACACCGGCCTGGCGAAGATCATCGACGATCACCTCGGTCCCGACTGCCGGTTCGAGGACCTGGAGCTGCCGCTCGGCGTCGTGACCACCGACGTCGACACGGCCGAACCGGTGCTGTTCCGAGCCGGCCCGGTGCGCGCGCCGTTGCTCGCCAGTTGCGCGATCCCGGGCATCTACCCGCCGGTGGAACACGAGGGGCGGCTGCTGTACGACGGCGGGCTGGTCGCGAACGTACCGATGCGCCAGGCGCTGCACATGGGCGCGAAATCGCTCGTGGTGCTGGACTGCGCGTTCCCGGGCCGGATGCCCGGTGCGCCGGGCACCTTCGCCGAGGTGCTGATGTTCACCGCGATGATCAGCATGCGCAATCAGGCGGTACTGGAGGCGCCGCTGGCCGCGCGGGCGGCCCCGGTGGTGTACCTGCCCGGGCCGGAGCCGCTGCGGGTCAGCCCGCTCGATTTCAGTCACACCGACGATCTCGCGCGGCTGGCCCGGGAAGCGGCCCGGACCTATCTGAAAGAGCTGGTCGTGGACGGTCCGGGACTTTACGGCGCACCCGGGCTCGTCGTGCCGTGA
- a CDS encoding L,D-transpeptidase has protein sequence MFPKKNILSAAGILVATLLASACSSGDDSGSPGTSGSGGSASPATVSIEPADANGMNPTTPIVVKAANGKLTGVTVTSAKGKPVEGKIAPDGLSWTTSEVLGYGGSYHVVAHAQGADGKPVEKAGDVTTITPKKEANANLIPAPSAAKSAGVGVGQPIVFSFATPVKNKAAVEKALSVESSPKQEGGWYWIDDKNVHYRSKEYWQPGTTLTVSAKIYGVDFGNGVFGAEDRTETYKVHDSWIGKADGNSEQMQIFHNGQMVKSMPISMGKDATPTHLGPHVISDKQANYTMDSCTYGVCPPDPKAYRSNEKFSERISNDGEFVHENPNSVGQQGSSNVSHGCINLNAANAQWFFDNFGLGDVVEVTNSGGPQLPLWDLYGDWSKSWPDWQKGSAL, from the coding sequence ATGTTCCCGAAAAAGAATATTCTTTCGGCCGCCGGAATTCTCGTGGCGACCTTACTGGCCTCGGCCTGTTCGTCCGGAGACGATTCCGGTTCGCCCGGCACTTCCGGTTCGGGCGGTTCCGCCTCGCCTGCCACGGTGTCCATCGAACCGGCGGACGCGAACGGGATGAATCCGACCACGCCGATCGTCGTCAAGGCCGCCAACGGGAAGCTCACCGGGGTGACGGTGACCAGCGCGAAGGGCAAGCCGGTCGAGGGCAAGATCGCGCCGGACGGGCTGAGCTGGACCACCAGCGAGGTGCTCGGCTACGGCGGCAGCTACCACGTGGTCGCGCATGCCCAGGGCGCGGACGGGAAGCCGGTCGAGAAGGCCGGTGACGTCACCACGATCACGCCGAAGAAGGAAGCGAACGCGAACCTGATCCCGGCGCCGTCCGCGGCGAAGAGCGCCGGCGTCGGTGTCGGTCAGCCGATCGTGTTCAGTTTCGCGACCCCGGTGAAGAACAAGGCCGCGGTGGAGAAGGCGCTGTCGGTCGAGTCCTCGCCGAAGCAGGAGGGCGGCTGGTACTGGATCGACGACAAGAACGTCCACTACCGGTCGAAGGAGTACTGGCAGCCGGGTACCACGCTGACCGTCTCCGCGAAAATCTACGGCGTCGATTTCGGAAACGGTGTCTTCGGCGCGGAGGATCGCACCGAAACGTACAAGGTGCACGATTCCTGGATCGGCAAGGCCGACGGGAACAGCGAGCAGATGCAGATCTTCCACAATGGCCAGATGGTCAAGTCGATGCCGATCTCGATGGGCAAGGACGCCACCCCGACGCATCTCGGCCCGCACGTCATCTCCGACAAGCAGGCGAACTACACCATGGACTCGTGCACCTACGGCGTCTGCCCGCCGGACCCGAAGGCCTACCGTTCCAACGAGAAGTTCTCCGAACGCATCTCCAACGACGGCGAGTTCGTGCACGAGAACCCGAACAGCGTCGGCCAGCAGGGCAGCTCCAACGTCTCGCACGGCTGTATCAATCTCAACGCCGCCAACGCCCAGTGGTTCTTCGACAACTTCGGCCTCGGCGACGTCGTCGAAGTCACCAACTCGGGCGGCCCGCAGCTGCCGCTCTGGGACCTTTACGGCGACTGGTCCAAGTCCTGGCCCGATTGGCAGAAGGGTTCCGCACTCTGA
- a CDS encoding TetR/AcrR family transcriptional regulator, whose amino-acid sequence MRSRRLDYSESTRSALVESAVELFTKRGYASTSLDEVAKRARVTKGALYHHFAGKQALFEAAFESVESLVYDRLEKIMTGPGTAWERALGGLKAFIGSCLDPAYQRIAIHEAPVVMGWERWREAEEQCSFGLVRAGLQLLVDAGEVEPVPVEVTSRLLFGALSSAATEIASAADPKKVGAQIEDVIVRMLLRVRRPAGEETPERAAAGD is encoded by the coding sequence ATGAGGTCCCGACGACTCGACTATTCGGAGTCGACCCGTTCCGCCCTGGTCGAGTCCGCGGTGGAGCTGTTCACCAAGCGCGGGTACGCGAGTACCTCGCTCGACGAGGTGGCCAAACGCGCCCGGGTCACGAAAGGGGCGCTGTACCACCATTTCGCCGGGAAACAGGCCTTGTTCGAGGCCGCGTTCGAATCGGTGGAGAGCCTGGTCTACGACCGGCTGGAGAAGATCATGACCGGCCCCGGTACCGCGTGGGAGCGGGCGCTGGGCGGGCTCAAGGCGTTCATCGGCAGCTGCCTCGACCCGGCCTACCAGCGGATCGCCATCCACGAGGCGCCGGTGGTGATGGGCTGGGAGCGCTGGCGCGAGGCCGAGGAGCAGTGCAGTTTCGGGCTGGTGCGCGCCGGGCTGCAGCTGCTCGTCGACGCGGGCGAGGTGGAGCCGGTGCCGGTCGAGGTCACATCGCGGCTGCTGTTCGGCGCGTTGTCCAGCGCGGCCACCGAGATCGCGAGCGCAGCCGACCCGAAGAAGGTCGGCGCCCAGATCGAGGACGTGATCGTGCGGATGTTGCTGCGAGTGCGCCGTCCGGCCGGCGAAGAAACGCCGGAACGAGCCGCCGCCGGTGATTAG